The following DNA comes from Anopheles arabiensis isolate DONGOLA chromosome 3, AaraD3, whole genome shotgun sequence.
GCCCTGCGTATGCAGTGCCGGTGGACGTCGTACCCCCGAATTATGCTCTCCCCTAGATACCAGGGCAACAGgccttttaacattttaaaaatgaagATCATGGTCTGGTATACAATCCCCTGCTCTACCGACATCCGTTGAAGAATATCTACCATAACAGTGGTCGGTGTACGTCGACCGCACGCCAGAACTAACCTCATAATGCGATTCTGCAACCTTTGAAGTCTTTTAATTTGCCCCTTGTTGCCAAGACATAGAATGGACGAGCAAAAGTCAAAGTGAGGCGATACCAATGATTTGTAGAGGTGAACTTTCCCTAAGAAATCGAGATCCTTCGCCAATCTACTTATTACCACACATTTCTAACCCACTTTAGCGATGCCCCAGTCGTCCGTGGAATTTTAACCTGTCATCTAGGATTACCCCTAAGTATTTAGCCTGTCTTTCTCTTTCGATTCGTTCCGAATTTATCACGATAGATGGAGGTTCGTCGAATACACCCGCAGACATCACCATGTAACAAGTCTTGTTAatagctggcatcgcgaaagaaatggAATGATTAACGATTAATTAATGGACTTAAcaatcgttaaaaattgctagaatttggcatcatGAACGCATTgaattcatttgttaattttaaggACTGGTCTTATGCCGCTGTGAAACAAACGACTGGCAagatgcgatacaaattaacagtcgtttaattatactgctcgaattttccCCCGTGTTTGCcaatatgcgatatcgagtagtcgttaactgttttgacgatcgttAGTTTAACAGgattgaacaaaaaatgaactaggttaaaccaaaatgaactttaaacgacttttaaaatgtttccatttattcgcgatgctgGCTAATGTTTAATACCAGCTTTTTGTACTTCAGCCAGAGCGTTTAAATCGATATTAATCAGAGACTCTGCTTGTTTGATATCTTTATGGGAAATAAACAGAACAGTATCGTCGGCAAAAAGATTGATCTCACAAGCCTTTAAAACCTGTTTCATGTCATTGATATGTCGACATCGCTATTGAGACAATGATAAGGAACTGTGCTGATTGCCAATCTACAAGCCCGGAACCATTAAAAGTTCCCATACACTGTTGGGAGAAAACAAAGGCTCTGTTCGGAAGAGTCCATGTAGACTTTGCGGGACCTTTCATGGATACCTATTTTTTATCAAGGTCGATACCTACAGTAAATGGCCGGAAATACGAATTTACAAATCTActacagcagaaaaaaacggtACAAATGCGTCGCGAGATATTTAGTAGTCATGGATTACCGTCGGTATTGGTCAGCGATCACGGAAGAAAGTTCAATTCCAACGTGTTTCAGCGATTTTTGAATATGAACGAAATTGTCCATAAGATGAGAGTACCATACCATCCAGCTGCCATCCACTAACGGGCAAGCGGAACGTTATGTACAAACGTTCAAGCAAAAGCTTAAGGATTTGAAATCTTCAGTCTGAGTTGCATCTTAGTCTGTGAAACATACTAATAACTTACCGCAAAATGATTCATCCTTCCACAGGTGTTAATGATGAAGAGGAAGTTTGGTAATGATGAAGACAcgatgtttcgtttcgtttacttatttttatagagactttgaggtctagctcattcgcctcttaagacacgatgttgttgctttgaaCTCTGAAACTTGACTAAATTTATTCAGGAAAAACACTTGCTTATATACTGCAGAATtcgggaattcgagctgcCGTTTGCGGGAATTCGAGCTGCCGTTTGCGGGAATTCGAGCTGCACGATACCAATCTATAGCAGTTTGCACTGCGTAATAGATTTATGATTAAGTAAAATTTACACGTAGGTAAATTTCTTGATAGCGCCCTCTACCTTACGCTAGGCGTACTAAGGGTGACGCGTTACCATTACGCTTGACGTAACATACTCCCCCGCGTTGAATTATCTAATTCAACTAGGATGAACTGGATGGCTCGTCGGTGGGAAGAACGCAGATTTTAGAGATGGCACGCTTGAAGTCTCCATCTTTCGTCTTGACGATGACCACTCGGATGTTGTCGTCAGCTCCCTTGATGATCTGCGTGACGCGGCCAAGACACCATTTCGATGGAGGTAGACCGTCCTCTTTCAGCAGCACCATGGTATCCAGCTTCACGTTGTCCTTCTGCTTGGTCCACTTGGTTCTCTGCTGTAGTCCGGACAAGTAGTCTGTTGACCAACGTTTCCATAGCCGACGGACAAACTCCTGCACCTTTTGCCAGCGATCGAGACGGTCGAACGGCAGCTTTTCCAGCGATGGTTCGGCCAGGGATACGATGGGGCGATGAATGAGGAAGTGACCTGGGGTCAGCACTTCCAGATCCGATGGGTCATTGGAGAGTGGTGTAAGTGGTCTAGAGTTGAGGCATCCTTCAATCTGGATCAGTAGCGTGTTGAGTTCGTCGCTCGTGAGGATGGCGTTCCCAACGGTCGGCTTGAAGTGTGTTTTGAAAGACTTCACTGCCGCCTCCCAAAGACCTCCAAAGTTGGGTGAGCGAGGTGGGATGAACTTGAACTGGATGCCATCGTCGATGCAGGACTTAATCACTGATGTTTGCCACTGGTGGTTGAATTGCTTGGACAAGGAGGCAATTTCTCGGGAGGCGCCCAGGAAATTCCTAGCGTTGTCGCATTCGATGAGAGCCGGTTTCCCGCGTCGTCCGATGAATCGTCGAAGTGCCGCAAGGAATGCGTTGGTAGACAGGTCCGCGACCAATTCGATGTGTACAGCCTTCACTGCCATACAGACGAAAATCGCTACGTCGCCCTTGATGAGTTGTGCCTTCCGAGATGTGTGTCGATAGTGTATCGGTCCACACAAGTCGACTCCGGTGTGTAAGAATGTTGACGTTGGTGTAACTCTCTCTGCTGGAAGGTCGCCCATGAGTTGCTGCGTTGGTGTGGGGCGGCAACGATAGCATTTGTAGCAGGAGTGAACGATTCTTCTGGCTAGGTTTTTTGCTCGCAGTGGCCAAAATCGTTCTCGCATGCTCGCTATTAGTAGTTGTGGATTCGCATGTTGATAGGTCCGATGATACAGAGTTGCAATCTGATTCGTCAGCGGATGGTTGGCGGGTAAGATGTACGGATGCTTTTGGTCGAACGGGATTGGTGCATGTCGCAATCTTCCGCCCACTCATAGCAGGCCATCTTGTAGAAACGGTGCTAGTAGTTTTAAAGGTGAGTTGTTGCCGACCGCATCGCCTTTCGATAGATGCTTGATGTCTTCTGGGAATGATTCAGCTTGAGCGAGGCGAACTAGACATAGTGTAGATTCGGCTAGTTCCTCTAAGCTGAGATGATGATCCAATCTGCGTTGTTGATGATTAGCAGGATTTGTGTTGTGTCGGAATCTTCTTAGCCACGCAACCAGACGTTGCAGTCCGGTGAACGTTGAACGGAGGCTAAAAAGTTCGTTCGGAGCCACGGATTGTGCAGCCATGCAGATTGGTCGCTCCTCCAATTCGTCCGTGGTGAATTCTGCCTGTAGAGGTTGATGAGTGTTCGGCCATTCCTCTGATGGTTGCGCCAGCCAGTCTGGTCCGTGCCACCAAAAGGTTGAAGTTTCCAGCTGATCCGCATCCATTCCTCTGGAGATGATGTCCGCAGGATTGTCCGTTCCGGGTACGTGTCTCCACTCCTTGCCGTGAGTGATGTGTTGGATCCCGGACACCCGGTTAGCGATGAAGGTTTTCCAGCGTGACGGAGTTGCTGACAACCAATGCAGGACGATGGTTGAGTCAGACCAAAACATGGTCTCGGCCTGAAGCTTCAAGGCGTCTGACACCTTCTCGTACGAGTGTGCCAGTAGCAGTGCTGCAGAAAGCTCCAGTCGGGGTTAGCAAACACGCTTTTGCTTACGGGAGTCTGCTAGTGGTGCCACCTTGGATTTTGCAGTGATGAGGTTGGTTGTCACACGTCCATCGGTGTTGGTCGAACGCAGGTAAATCGCCGCTCCGTACGCCTTCTCGGATGCATCACAAAAGCAATGCATTTGTAGATTCGTTGCTCGTTGATCGGATAAGAGCCAGCGTGGAATGTGGATCGTTTGCAGCATGGCCAACTTCTCGCGAAACAGGAGCCATCGGTTTTGTAGTGCTGGTGTCAACGGCTCGTCCCAGGCGATTTGACATCTCCACAGCTCTTGAAGGAACAGCTTGGCTTGGATGATAACTGGTCCAACCAGTCCGATTGGGTCGAACAGTTTCGCGACATCCGAAAGCGCGTTTCGTTTGGTGATGATGTTGTCTGCGTTCCAGCGTGGGATGTTGAACACAAAAGCGTCGGTGGAAACGTTCCACTTCAGTCCGAGTGTCTTGATGATCGGTGACTTCGCATCCAAGTTGAGAATCGTCCTTTCATCTTGCAGATGCTGGGGCAGATGTTCGAAGATCTGCCTGTTGTTGGTGGCCCATTTCCGCAAGCAGAATCCAGCAGAAGCCAGGAGATCGATGAGTTGCTGACATACTCGTTGACCCTCGGGAATGCTGTTTACGCCGCTCAGCATGTCGTCCATGTAGAAGTCTCGTCCGAGGATGGTTGCCGCTTCGGGATGGGTGCTAGCTCTGACCTGAGATAGCACTTGCAGGGTTTTGGTGGCCAAATACGGAGCACATGATGTGCCGTAGGTGACGGTGTTGAGCTGGAACGTTCGTATCGGCTCGGTTGGAGAATTTCGCCACAGGATTCGTTGCAGCGGACGATCGATGGAAGCTATGTTGATTTGCCGGTACATCTTCTCGATGTCTGCTACCAGGGCAAATTTCGACATTCTAAACCGCAATAGAATGGACATCAGGTCGTCTTGGATAGTGGGTCCGATCATCAGTGCATCGTTTAAAGATGTTCCGGTGTCTGATGCACACGAAGCGTCGAAAACCACTCGGAGTTTAGTGGTGGTACTATCTGGTCGCACGATGCAGTGATGTGGGAGATAGTATGATGGTGATGAAGTTGTAGCATCGCTCTCGGGTACTTCTGTCATGTGCTGAAGCTCTGCATACTCCTCGATGAATTGTGTGTAAGCTGTCTTCAATGAGGCATTCGAGGATAGCCGACGTTCCAAGGCAAGGAACCGGCGTGTGGCTATCGCTTTCGAATCCCCAAGAAGAGCCAGCTTCTCCTCTCGTTTCGGTAGCTGCACGATGAATCGACTGTCGGTGtctctggtggtggtggctgcgaACTGTTTCTCACAGTTGCTCTCCTCGACGGATAATGTACTGGTGGCTCGGCATGACTCCAGCTCCCCGAATTTGTTCAGCTGCTCTTCGATGCTCGTACTGCAGACGTGTCCAACGATGGatgaaggtggtggtggtgcatgaAGATTGACTCTACCTGCTATCACCCAACCAAAAGCAGTGTTATGGAGTGTCACTCTTTCGTGGGCTAGCTTGATGAGTCCCTCCTTAACGACGTCGTAGTACAGCTCTGCTCCGATGATGAGGTCGATCGGGCCAGGACTGTGAAACGAAGGATCGGCC
Coding sequences within:
- the LOC120901040 gene encoding uncharacterized protein LOC120901040, which produces MPVDHSPVKEVVPAANDMEESQSSTIREFGSVPDVTKLNRQRTHLEWQLDRLEQMFVKHSTDVHSLKTILDRVKVLALDYKQWYDSILDVVSDDQAQEAIERYGVFDDRVFDEQKPTTVPVRARLPEIVLPHFDGNIRDWPAFRDAFQSLIHSSEQLTECDKLHYLAASLTKDARAVIDALEITSKNYDVAWKLLSERYENKYVIVKTTVEALFNISPLKRECADSLSRLVDDFERNLRMLEKEGEKPDAPSMLRPVLCIVLRTTKNRKQLVQSKGLCFNCLSPAHRLRQCTSSGCKICQQRHHTLLQEAAPATEASDAPSTSSTCPPQSLTHCSIQIENSVVLLQTVLVQVEDNHGRCHLARALLDSGAQLNIVTERLTQRLGVAKRRENHRIGGIGEVSVTSQHSAVLRIHSLDSEYTASGKFHVLSKLTRELPSSRINTSSWQIPRQVQLADPSFHSPGPIDLIIGAELYYDVVKEGLIKLAHERVTLHNTAFGWVIAGRVNLHAPPPPSSIVGHVCSTSIEEQLNKFGELESCRATSTLSVEESNCEKQFAATTTRDTDSRFIVQLPKREEKLALLGDSKAIATRRFLALERRLSSNASLKTAYTQFIEEYAELQHMTEVPESDATTSSPSYYLPHHCIVRPDSTTTKLRVVFDASCASDTGTSLNDALMIGPTIQDDLMSILLRFRMSKFALVADIEKMYRQINIASIDRPLQRILWRNSPTEPIRTFQLNTVTYGTSCAPYLATKTLQVLSQVRASTHPEAATILGRDFYMDDMLSGVNSIPEGQRVCQQLIDLLASAGFCLRKWATNNRQIFEHLPQHLQDERTILNLDAKSPIIKTLGLKWNVSTDAFVFNIPRWNADNIITKRNALSDVAKLFDPIGLVGPVIIQAKLFLQELWRCQIAWDEPLTPALQNRWLLFREKLAMLQTIHIPRWLLSDQRATNLQMHCFCDASEKAYGAAIYLRSTNTDGRVTTNLITAKSKVAPLADSPLLLAHSYEKVSDALKLQAETMFWSDSTIVLHWLSATPSRWKTFIANRVSGIQHITHGKEWRHVPGTDNPADIISRGMDADQLETSTFWWHGPDWLAQPSEEWPNTHQPLQAEFTTDELEERPICMAAQSVAPNELFSLRSTFTGLQRLVAWLRRFRHNTNPANHQQRRLDHHLSLEELAESTLCLVRLAQAESFPEDIKHLSKGDAVGNNSPLKLLAPFLQDGLL